The Methanobrevibacter sp. TMH8 DNA segment GAATTATTACTTATAGTTGAATTATAGATATTAACGGTAATATCACCATCCAAAATCCAAACAAATATTCCACCACCAATACCAGCAGAATTATTAGATATGATAGAATCAAAAATATTAACAATAGCAATACCATTACCACCGGTTACTGCTATTCCACCACCACGATCACTAACAGAATTATTATATATGATAGAGTCAAAAATATTAAGATTAACAGTACCATTACCAGCAGTTATCACTATTCCGCCACCACTACCCGTAGTTACAGTATTATTAGTGAAAGTAGAATTATAGATATTAACATTAATTGTACTATTAAAATCAACACCTGTAAGAGAAGCAGCTACATAAATTCCAGGAGCATTTAAAATTGCAGTATTATTAATGAAAGTAGAATTATAGATATTAACATTAACCAAACAATCAGTACGCGAAGCTATTAATATTCCAGAACCAATAGTCGCATTGTTTTGTGTAAATATTGAGTTTTCAACAGTTATATTACCTGTAGTGAAAATTCCTCCACCTCTAATTGCATTATTCTGTGTGAATGTACAGTTAATGAATGTCATTATTGTTCCATCATAATTGTTGAAAATTGCTCCTCCATTATTATCTGTTATTGCGTTGAAAAAAGTTATGTTTATAAAAGTTACATTCAAATTGTTACCAATTGCAAATATTCTTGATAGTCCTTGTGCATCAAGTATTACTTTGTCTTTGGTTTTACCTTGAATTGTAATGTTTTTATTAATTGTCATATTAGTATTGTTATTACCTGTGTATATACCTTCATCCAGTTCTATTGTATCCCCAGGACTTGAAACACTGATTGCGCCACTTATTCCACCATTAGTTGTGTTATTAATGTTTGTAGTAGCAAAACCAGTTTGTAAACTAATTACAGCCAATAAAATAATAGCTACAATAATCAAAGTATGAGTTATAATTTTTTTGTTTTGTAAAATTATGTTCACCTCCCCTTTTATAAGGGTTAAAATATATTCGAAATTCTAAAATGTGATAAAAAGAAAGAATAAATGATTCTAAAAAGAATTTAAGGGGGTGATATATTTAAAAATTCTTAATAGAACCCATTTTATCTTTTTAATACCACATTACAAATTTATTTTTGATTAATAAAACCAATAATAATCTAATTAATAAATTCTCCCAAAAAGTTATTGTTCATTAATTAGCTACCATTACTAAAAGAGCATTTACTCAAAAAATTTTATTTATAAAGCTCATATAATCTTATTAATCAGAAGAAAATTACTTTAAACACATTTTATATAATAATTTTCTTCTCCATTAATACAGAAAACAAAAAAATATCAACAAAATTTTTATTCATTTACAAAACAACTTCGTTAAACCTAAGTTAAACGCAACAAAAGTAATAAAAAGTTGATAATCTACAAAAAAAGAACAAGAAATCACTTAAAATAAATAAAAAAATAATAAAAAAATAATAAAAAGTATTAATATTATACAAATTTTAAATAAAAAAGATGCACAACTCAGGAAAAAAGTTCAAAAAACAAGTAAAATATCCAAAATAATGTCGTTTAACTTAGGTTAAACGAAGTAAAAAAATACATAACATAATATACAATTAAAACAAAACAACATGCCTCAAAATTGTAATATAAACCTTTCTATATAAATATAATTATATAAAATACTATATAAATATATCGATTTTGTAATATATATTTTCCAACAAAAACATGAACATATAAACACTTATTAAAAATAAGTAAATGAAAAAATAGAAAATTATTAAAAATAATAATATATAAAAAAACGAATATTTTTAGACTAACAAAAAATAATTAAATTAAAGTACCTTTTAAGTAAGTACTAGTAGCTTCAGTAATTTTAACATCAACAAAGGTTCCAATATCTACATTATCAACAACCACAGGAATATAGGAATCAGTTTTACCTATAAAACCACCTTTAGAACCTTTTTCTACCACGAGAATTCTTTGAACCGTTCCGAGTAACTCTTTATTTTCTTCTTCAGTTATCTCTGATTTAATGTCGGTTAGATATTTTGAACGTCTTTTCATTACTGAGTGAGGAATTTCATCAAGGACTGATGAAGGAGCACCTTCCCTATGTCTATATTTAGATAAGTGAATAAGACCTGGTTTGATATCTCTTAAAAGTTCAGCTGTCTTTTCAAAATCTTCTTCGGTTTCAGTTGGATAACCAACTATTATATCTGTAGCTATAGTCAGGTCAGGAATTTCTTTTCTAAATCTGTTGACAATATCTTTATATTCAGATACAGTATGAAATCTTTTCATGTCTTCTAAGACTTTATCACTACCTGATTGAATAGGAAGATGAATAAACTTATAAACATTTGGAAGTTTGAAAGCTTCAATTAAATCATCGAGATCTTCTCCGATATTATTAGGATGCATCATTCCCACACGAATTCTAAAATCATTTGAGATTTCATCATCATTAGCTAAGTTAGCTACTTCTTTAATAAGACTAGATAGCTTTTCCCCAGTATCTTTACCAAAAGCAGCTGTATCTTGAGCAGTGAGTTGGATTTCAACACAACCATCTAAAATAGCTTCTTTTGCTTCTTTTACAATATCTTTTATTGGATAGCTATTAAGAACACCTCTTGCAAATCGAGTACAGCAATAGCTACATACTCCTAAACATCCTTCACATATTTGTATTATATGAATAAGATCATCAAAACGAACTTTAGCTACTCCTACTTTAGAATCTTTAGAAAATCCACAAGCTCTTTCAATTTCACCATTAAGAGATGCTTTTACAACATCAGTAGTTTTATTCAGTTTGTGAGGACCAATCCAAGAAGTATCAGGAGCTATTTTTTCCAATTTTTTAGGATCAATTTCAACCATACATCCACTAACAATAACCTTTAAGTCAGGAAAATTTTGTTTTAATTTTTGTATTCTGTTAGTGACTTTACTTTCAGTAGGTTGTTTTACATAACAAGTATTGATAATAGCTACATCTGCGTTTTCAATAGAATCAACTAATTCAAAATCATTTTCTATTAAATTTCCTGCCATGATTTGAGAATCAGCTTGATTAAATGTACAGCCAAATGTTTCTATAAATACTTTTGAATTTTTCATAATATCCACTAATAAGATAATTTTCAAATTTTTATAATGTTAAGTATAATAAGATAAATCAATGATATCACTTAATATTTATAAAGTTAATTTAATAAGATAAATCAATGATATCAATTATATTTTAAAATAATATTATAATATATATAATATATAATATAATGTAATTTATTCTTTTATAGCTATTATTTTATAAATATACATATGAATTAAAAAAGATTTTTTTTATTATAGAATTTTATTATAGAATTATTATTTTTTAAATATATAATATTTTAAATATATAATAAAATTAGAAAAAAATTGTTTTATTAGAAAATTATTATTTTATTAGAAATTTTTAAATATTATAATAAATATATAATTAACTAAATTTTAAACTCTAAAATTTAAAATTAACTAAACTTTAAACTCTAAAATTTAAACTAAATAAATTTTAAACTAGCTAAATTTTAAAATGGTGATTTAATGTCTCTTTCAACAAAAATATATAAAGGATTTCAAACAGCTATCCCCTCTGAAATTAGAAAAAAACTCAAACTTGAAGTTGATGATATCGTTGAATGGTATTTAGATGAAAGTGGAACTGTTAATATTGAATTTAGAAAAAAAAGTAATTTTGAAGATATAATTGGAATTGGAAAAACTCCCTATAAAACAGATGCAGTTAAAATGAAAAAAAGAGTATCAAAGGGTGAAAAACCATGATTTTAGTTGATTCAACTTTTTTCACAGCTATTGTTAATGAAAAAGACCAATGGTATGAAGATAGCTTAAGAATAGCTAAAAAAATTGTTAAAATGGATAAAGTTGTTTCTAATTTAATTATCTCAGAATCTGTTACAAATGTTTCCAGTTTACTTGGAGGAAAAATAGGAAAAAAAATCTATTATAATATTAAAGATAATTATCTCATTTTTGAAGAAAATAGACTGATTTATGATAATACAATACATACTTTATTACATTACAATGGTACACTATCATATACAGATTGTCTTTCATTAGAAATAATGAGAGAACTAAAAATAAATAAAATAGCTTCTTTTGATAGTGATTTTGATAAAGTTAAAGGAATTAAAAGAATTTATTAATAAATAGCTATTTTGATAGATTTTTTGATAAAAATAAAAAATAAAATAAAAGAATTTATTATACAAAACTTTAAAACAAAATTAAGAATTAAAAATTAAAAATTAAAAATACTTTTAAAAGAAAAAGAAAGAAAATTTCTATCTTTTATCAGTTGCTTCTTTTCTAGAAACAATTTTATCAGTTAAATCATAATCATAGTTTTTAAATTTAACTGGTCTACCATAAACTCTTTGAGTAACTCTAGCTTTTGCAAAACCATCTCTTGTTTTACGTTCTTGAGTTTTAATAACATTAATACGAATTACATATTCTGCAATTTTTACAAAATCTTCGGTAGCAAATTGAAAGTCTCTATCTACTTCTACTTTAAATGAATCTACTTTTCCAACTAAATCAACAGAAATACCAACTCTTGCAGGAATTTCTATAGAATTTGCCCAGATTGTTGAAACATCACTAGCTAAAGCACTTTCAGTACGTCTTCCGTCTTTTGTTTCAAGAGATTTAATTTCTACTTGGCCCATATCAGACAATAAAATAGCATCTTTATACAATTTTTCATCAGGATATATATCTATTGTAGTTTTCTTTGAACTCTCATGTTCACTAATAATAAGCCTAATAGATATTGGTTTAGCTTCAGTTATAGAATCTTTAAATATAGATTCACATTCATTACATTTTAATAGTAATTCATTAATTTCTTTACTTTTTGCTGAAATCTTTTTTGATTTTAATGTAGTAATAGACTCCGACCCACAGATAGGACATTCCATTTTTAATACCTCTTGAAATATAAAATAATTCCATAAAAATGATTTTTATTAAATTATAATTAAAATTATGATTATAATAGTTATTATAATAATTATTGTAATTTATAAAATATAAAATAATTAATAATATTACCTTAATAAAAAAATTAATTTTCTTATATATTAATTATTTAATTATAATTTAGTTATTCAATTATAAATCTTTTATTACTAGAACATTTATAATTAGACTTTTTAATATTAGTAATTTTCTATATTTATTTAATATTTAAAAATAAAATATATATTTATTATATTTAAAAATAAAAAAATGATTAATATAAATTAATTTATAAATTAGATAAAAAATTAATTAAAATTATTAAAATTATTAAAATTAATTAAAATTAAAGAATTAAATAAAGAATAATTAAAAAATTTAATAAAATTAAATAAAAACTAATAAAAATTAAATAAATAATAATTAAAAAATTTAATAAATTTTAATAAAATTAATAAAAAATAATTATTAAGATTTTAAAACCTTAACTCCATCATTTGTTCCTAAGATAACTTTATCAACCATTTGAGCAAATATTCCGTTTTCTACAACACCTGGAATGGAATTTAAGTCTTTTTCTAGCTGAATTGGATTATCAATTTGTCCAAAACTTGCATCGATTATGAAATTCCCATTATCAGAAATAACTGGACCGTCCTTAAATTTTGCCATTCTTATTTGAGGATCTGCACCCATATCTTTTAGTTCTGAAAAAACAGGTTTAGTAGCTTCTGAAATTATTTCTAATGGAACTGGAAACTTTCCAAGAACATCGACAATTTTTGAATCATCAGCTATAATAATAAGTTCATTAGCTGAATAATCAACTATTTTCTCTAATGTATGAGCTGCTCCTCCACCTTTAATTAGGTTAAAATCAGGATCAATTTCATCAGCACCATCAACAGCTATATCCACATCATGTTCTTCAAGAGTAGTTACTGGGATGTTCGATTCTTTAGCTAAAAGAAAAGATTGATAAGAGGTTGGAATTCCCATAACAGATATTCCTTCTTCTTTTATTCTTACTCCTACTTGTTCAATAAAATAATGAGTTGTAGAACCAGTACCCAATCCAATAATTTGACCATCTTTAATTTCTTCTGCAGCAGCAAACCCTGCCATTTCTTTAAGATTCATTATAAACACCAAAACAATATAAAAATGTAATAATAATACAATATTCAATTATAATATCCAACATAATATAAAAATGTAACAATTATATCTAATTCAATATAAAAAATTACTAAAATAATGTAAATAAAAATATCAATGAATTAATAATTAAGCAAATAATTAAGTAAACAATTAATGTAATAAAAGAATTTAATAACTAAATAAAATCTAAATAGCTAAATAAAGCCCAAATAGCTAAATAAAACTTAAATAGCTAAATAAATCCAATCTAAAGATTATGGTTTAATTTTAAGCTAACCTTAGTAAGACTATAACCTTTTGCACATTCCCCATGCTTACCTAAAATTTTAACAATAACACACTTATCTTCTGGAATTAAACCTTGAGTAAAACAGAGATCATGATATATACATTCTTCATCACATTCTGGAGGAATATATGAAATATTAGACCCTTCGAATGCTTTTTTAGAATCAATGAGCCCTTCAACATCAGCTAACTCTACCTCAACAGCTTTAACCATTCCACCATCATGAATATCACACTTTTGAGTAATGTCTCTAACATCAGTAATAGTATATTTTCTTCCTTTTTCTAAGGAATCAACACAGGAGGCCTTAAATCTACAACTTTGGCAGGCTTCAGCTGGTCCTTCAAAGACGAATGTTAACCCAATTTCTGCTAAATCTTCTCCAATTAAAGTTATCATTAAATCACTCCTGTTTTTATAGCCAATTTTTTAGCTGCATCTTTTGAAAGTCCTCTATCACCTAATATAGTATATCTTTCAGGACGAATAGTATGAGCTAAAGTCAATGCTTCAATAATATCATCAGGATCAATTCCTAATTCATATGCATTTGTTGGAGCATTCATATCTTTTAATGCATTTTTTATAACTTTCCAATCTCCACCATGAAGATTCATCATCATTATTGTTCCAACACCACATTGTTCACCGTGAAGTGCTGGTTTTTTAGCAATTT contains these protein-coding regions:
- a CDS encoding type II toxin-antitoxin system PrlF family antitoxin; this translates as MSLSTKIYKGFQTAIPSEIRKKLKLEVDDIVEWYLDESGTVNIEFRKKSNFEDIIGIGKTPYKTDAVKMKKRVSKGEKP
- a CDS encoding HVO_0476 family zinc finger protein, with product MECPICGSESITTLKSKKISAKSKEINELLLKCNECESIFKDSITEAKPISIRLIISEHESSKKTTIDIYPDEKLYKDAILLSDMGQVEIKSLETKDGRRTESALASDVSTIWANSIEIPARVGISVDLVGKVDSFKVEVDRDFQFATEDFVKIAEYVIRINVIKTQERKTRDGFAKARVTQRVYGRPVKFKNYDYDLTDKIVSRKEATDKR
- a CDS encoding tRNA (N(6)-L-threonylcarbamoyladenosine(37)-C(2))-methylthiotransferase gives rise to the protein MKNSKVFIETFGCTFNQADSQIMAGNLIENDFELVDSIENADVAIINTCYVKQPTESKVTNRIQKLKQNFPDLKVIVSGCMVEIDPKKLEKIAPDTSWIGPHKLNKTTDVVKASLNGEIERACGFSKDSKVGVAKVRFDDLIHIIQICEGCLGVCSYCCTRFARGVLNSYPIKDIVKEAKEAILDGCVEIQLTAQDTAAFGKDTGEKLSSLIKEVANLANDDEISNDFRIRVGMMHPNNIGEDLDDLIEAFKLPNVYKFIHLPIQSGSDKVLEDMKRFHTVSEYKDIVNRFRKEIPDLTIATDIIVGYPTETEEDFEKTAELLRDIKPGLIHLSKYRHREGAPSSVLDEIPHSVMKRRSKYLTDIKSEITEEENKELLGTVQRILVVEKGSKGGFIGKTDSYIPVVVDNVDIGTFVDVKITEATSTYLKGTLI
- the rpiA gene encoding ribose-5-phosphate isomerase RpiA; the protein is MNLKEMAGFAAAEEIKDGQIIGLGTGSTTHYFIEQVGVRIKEEGISVMGIPTSYQSFLLAKESNIPVTTLEEHDVDIAVDGADEIDPDFNLIKGGGAAHTLEKIVDYSANELIIIADDSKIVDVLGKFPVPLEIISEATKPVFSELKDMGADPQIRMAKFKDGPVISDNGNFIIDASFGQIDNPIQLEKDLNSIPGVVENGIFAQMVDKVILGTNDGVKVLKS
- a CDS encoding UPF0179 family protein — its product is MITLIGEDLAEIGLTFVFEGPAEACQSCRFKASCVDSLEKGRKYTITDVRDITQKCDIHDGGMVKAVEVELADVEGLIDSKKAFEGSNISYIPPECDEECIYHDLCFTQGLIPEDKCVIVKILGKHGECAKGYSLTKVSLKLNHNL
- a CDS encoding type II toxin-antitoxin system VapC family toxin, which produces MILVDSTFFTAIVNEKDQWYEDSLRIAKKIVKMDKVVSNLIISESVTNVSSLLGGKIGKKIYYNIKDNYLIFEENRLIYDNTIHTLLHYNGTLSYTDCLSLEIMRELKINKIASFDSDFDKVKGIKRIY